One Cellulosimicrobium protaetiae genomic region harbors:
- the opcA gene encoding glucose-6-phosphate dehydrogenase assembly protein OpcA, with protein MIIDLPDTTTNAVNKRLVRLRDEGGAIALGRVLTLVVIARESDVETSIEAANDASREHPCRVIVVAPSGRRTTPHLDAQIRVGGDAGASEVVVLRTAGPLLEHADTLVMPLLLPDAPIVVWWPGQPPASPDDDPVGAMAQRRITDSITSKDPEATLAQLATTYGPGDSDLAWARVTLWRGLIAAALDQPPYEPVTSVVVEGQAKHTSLDLLAAWLGTRLRCPATVVRRRGAEAITRVTLERKSGPIILDRPDGRTITISQPGKPDRRVALPIRTLSEALIEELRRLDPDEVYGEVLTKGLQKVGA; from the coding sequence ATGATCATCGACCTGCCCGACACGACGACGAACGCGGTGAACAAGCGCCTCGTGCGCCTGCGCGACGAGGGCGGCGCCATCGCGCTCGGTCGCGTGCTCACGCTCGTCGTCATCGCGCGCGAGTCCGACGTCGAGACGTCCATCGAGGCGGCGAACGACGCGAGCCGCGAGCACCCGTGCCGCGTCATCGTCGTCGCGCCGTCCGGGCGCCGCACGACGCCGCACCTCGACGCGCAGATCCGCGTGGGCGGCGACGCCGGCGCGTCCGAGGTCGTCGTGCTGCGGACCGCGGGCCCGCTGCTCGAGCACGCCGACACGCTCGTCATGCCGCTCCTGCTGCCCGACGCGCCGATCGTCGTGTGGTGGCCCGGGCAGCCGCCCGCGTCCCCGGACGACGACCCGGTCGGCGCGATGGCCCAGCGCCGCATCACCGACTCGATCACGTCCAAGGACCCTGAGGCGACGCTCGCGCAGCTCGCGACGACGTACGGTCCGGGCGACTCGGACCTCGCGTGGGCGCGCGTCACGCTGTGGCGCGGCCTCATCGCCGCCGCGCTCGACCAGCCGCCCTACGAGCCGGTGACGAGCGTCGTCGTCGAGGGACAGGCGAAGCACACGTCGCTCGACCTCCTCGCGGCGTGGCTCGGTACGCGCCTGCGCTGCCCGGCCACGGTCGTGCGCCGCCGCGGTGCCGAGGCGATCACGCGCGTCACGCTCGAGCGCAAGAGCGGGCCCATCATCCTCGACCGCCCGGACGGGCGGACGATCACGATCAGCCAGCCGGGCAAGCCCGACCGCCGCGTCGCGCTGCCCATCCGGACGCTGAGCGAGGCCCTCATCGAGGAGCTGCGCCGCCTCGACCCCGACGAGGTCTACGGCGAGGTGCTGACCAAGGGGCTGCAGAAGGTGGGCGCATGA